A region from the Sandaracinus amylolyticus genome encodes:
- a CDS encoding helix-turn-helix domain-containing protein has translation MDLAHARFGPMLKRFRGSRGLSQERLAEHAEVSPRHVSFLENGRAAPSREMVLVLASALDLPLRERNTLLVAAGFAPVYASSPIESATLEPVRRALDHLLRAHEPFGALVVDRDWNVVRMNAGATRLLGWALEGLTPPPEALANLLVAIFHPEALRPRIANFEEIASAMIERVEHELQLETDDARRARMTSLLGSLHDAPRGSAPSAGPALPFLPVRLRRGDRELRLFTTLTTLGTPLDVTAQELRIESYFPADADTERALRDLAGETFSA, from the coding sequence ATGGACCTCGCGCACGCTCGATTCGGCCCGATGCTCAAGCGCTTCCGCGGCTCGCGCGGGCTCAGCCAGGAGCGCCTCGCCGAGCACGCGGAGGTCTCGCCGCGCCACGTGAGCTTCCTCGAGAACGGCCGCGCGGCGCCGAGCCGGGAGATGGTGCTCGTGCTCGCGAGCGCGCTCGATCTCCCGCTGCGCGAGCGCAACACGCTGCTCGTCGCCGCGGGCTTCGCGCCGGTGTACGCGAGCTCGCCGATCGAGAGCGCGACGCTCGAGCCGGTGCGCCGCGCGCTCGATCACCTGCTGCGCGCGCACGAGCCGTTCGGCGCGCTCGTGGTGGATCGCGACTGGAACGTCGTGCGCATGAACGCGGGCGCGACGCGCCTGCTCGGCTGGGCGCTCGAGGGGCTGACCCCGCCGCCGGAGGCGCTGGCCAACCTGCTGGTCGCGATCTTCCATCCCGAAGCGCTGCGCCCGCGCATCGCGAACTTCGAGGAGATCGCGAGCGCGATGATCGAGCGCGTCGAGCACGAGCTCCAGCTCGAGACCGACGACGCGCGCCGCGCGCGGATGACGTCGCTGCTCGGCTCGCTGCACGACGCGCCGCGCGGGAGCGCGCCGAGCGCGGGCCCTGCCCTTCCCTTCCTCCCGGTGCGCCTGCGCCGCGGCGATCGCGAGCTGCGCCTGTTCACCACGCTCACGACGCTGGGCACGCCGCTCGACGTGACCGCGCAGGAGCTGCGCATCGAGTCGTACTTCCCGGCGGACGCCGACACCGAGCGCGCCCTGCGCGATCTCGCGGGCGAGACGTTCAGCGCGTGA
- a CDS encoding carbamoyltransferase, which translates to MKVLGYNGGLDGYVARFGSSHDSAAALVIDGELVAAAEEERFNRDKHSGAFPIRAMEHCLKEAGLRGFEELDLVCYYHSHDRMWQPGMIRENAPRMSPLGRALLTGAVSGLRAVHRASKLDDARTARTFVERTGWAPPPGKYRVLWHHLAHAASAFYESPFERAVCVALDAQGESHSSTAFVGDARGLHLVDETYAPNSVGYLYQSITYFLGFETGDEYKVMGLAPYGDPARYRRFFERVVRTGAGGRFVIDPEWLGWLVVRDGLMRAGSGYPSSMLRELGMPRRDDEPIEQRHMDLAAALQEALERAVMRWLATLRDRTGEKHLCLAGGVALNCTMNGKIARSGMFDGVHVAPASHDAGTAAGAALYGYHAILGGAPKMPVSERRAKVYLGPSYTTMEARSAVREMRHAVRASRPGDLARAIAEAVADGKVVGFYQGRMEWGPRALGNRSILADPRRADMKDIVNHAVKLREGFRPFAPAVLIEEANDWFDLTGLGGESPYMLFTVPVHEHRRDRIPAVTHVDGSARVQTVRREDNPRFHEILRAFFDITGVPVIMNTSFNVKGEPIVNTPMDAIRCFLGTQIDLLVLDDLILDKRAVVVDRPSRTRDQSVAQTA; encoded by the coding sequence ATGAAGGTGCTGGGGTACAACGGCGGGCTCGACGGATACGTCGCGCGATTCGGATCGAGCCACGACTCCGCGGCCGCGCTGGTGATCGACGGAGAGCTCGTCGCAGCGGCCGAAGAAGAGCGCTTCAATCGCGACAAGCACTCGGGCGCGTTCCCGATCCGCGCGATGGAGCACTGCCTGAAAGAAGCAGGGCTCCGCGGCTTCGAGGAGCTCGATCTCGTCTGCTACTACCACTCGCACGATCGGATGTGGCAGCCCGGGATGATCCGGGAGAACGCGCCGCGCATGAGCCCGCTCGGTCGCGCGCTGCTCACCGGTGCCGTCAGCGGACTGCGCGCGGTGCATCGCGCGTCGAAGCTCGACGACGCGCGCACGGCGCGCACGTTCGTGGAGCGCACCGGATGGGCGCCGCCGCCGGGCAAGTACCGCGTGCTCTGGCACCACCTCGCGCACGCCGCGAGCGCGTTCTACGAGTCGCCGTTCGAGCGCGCGGTCTGCGTCGCGCTCGACGCGCAGGGCGAGAGCCACTCGAGCACCGCGTTCGTCGGCGACGCGCGCGGGCTGCACCTCGTCGACGAGACGTACGCGCCGAACAGCGTCGGCTACCTGTACCAGTCGATCACGTACTTCCTCGGGTTCGAGACGGGCGACGAGTACAAGGTGATGGGGCTCGCGCCGTACGGTGATCCCGCGCGCTATCGCCGCTTCTTCGAGCGCGTCGTGCGCACCGGCGCGGGTGGTCGCTTCGTGATCGACCCCGAGTGGCTCGGATGGCTCGTGGTGCGCGACGGACTGATGCGCGCCGGCAGCGGCTATCCGTCGTCGATGCTGCGCGAGCTCGGGATGCCGCGCCGGGACGACGAGCCGATCGAGCAGCGGCACATGGACCTCGCGGCGGCGCTGCAGGAGGCGCTCGAGCGCGCGGTGATGCGCTGGCTCGCAACCCTCCGTGATCGCACCGGCGAGAAGCACCTCTGCCTCGCGGGCGGCGTCGCGCTGAACTGCACGATGAACGGCAAGATCGCGCGCTCGGGCATGTTCGACGGCGTGCACGTCGCGCCGGCCTCGCACGACGCGGGCACCGCCGCGGGCGCGGCGCTCTACGGCTATCACGCGATCCTCGGCGGCGCGCCGAAGATGCCGGTCAGCGAGCGTCGCGCGAAGGTCTATCTCGGACCTTCGTACACGACGATGGAGGCGCGCTCGGCGGTGCGCGAGATGCGGCACGCGGTGCGCGCGAGCCGTCCGGGCGATCTCGCGCGCGCCATCGCGGAGGCGGTCGCCGACGGCAAGGTCGTCGGCTTCTACCAGGGCCGCATGGAGTGGGGCCCGCGCGCGCTCGGCAACCGCAGCATCCTCGCCGATCCGCGCCGCGCGGACATGAAGGACATCGTCAACCACGCGGTGAAGCTGCGCGAGGGGTTCCGCCCGTTCGCGCCCGCGGTGTTGATCGAAGAGGCGAACGACTGGTTCGACCTCACCGGTCTCGGCGGCGAGAGCCCGTACATGCTCTTCACGGTGCCGGTGCACGAGCACCGTCGTGATCGCATCCCCGCGGTCACCCACGTCGACGGCAGCGCGCGCGTCCAGACCGTGCGGCGCGAGGACAACCCGCGCTTCCACGAGATCCTGCGCGCGTTCTTCGACATCACCGGGGTGCCGGTGATCATGAACACGTCGTTCAACGTGAAGGGCGAGCCGATCGTGAACACGCCGATGGACGCGATCCGCTGCTTCCTCGGCACGCAGATCGATCTGCTCGTGCTCGACGATCTGATCCTCGACAAGCGCGCGGTGGTGGTCGATCGCCCGTCGCGCACGCGCGATCAGAGCGTCGCGCAGACCGCGTGA
- a CDS encoding DNA adenine methylase: protein MSVPATREASPFIKWVGGKGKLLAQLLPLLPPGAELMRHVEPFAGGAAMFFARRPSRAMLCDVNPALVDTYLAVRDEVGEVIAALEPLAQKHEAANGTYYEVRERYNARRGLTRAQRAAMFVYLNKTCFNGLHRVNRKGEFNVPEGRYKNPRILDHDTLRAASAALQGCEIVNQGFEQLLGTAKPGDFVYLDPPYEPVSRTSNFTSYAEEGFAQRDQERLRDVYAELDRRGCKLMLSNSDVPFIRGLYAKWRIDLVAAPRAVSCDARGRGLVSEVVVRNY, encoded by the coding sequence GTGAGCGTCCCCGCGACCCGCGAGGCGTCGCCCTTCATCAAGTGGGTCGGCGGAAAGGGCAAGTTGCTGGCGCAGCTGCTCCCGCTGCTGCCGCCGGGCGCGGAGCTGATGCGCCACGTCGAGCCGTTCGCCGGTGGTGCGGCGATGTTCTTCGCGCGTCGCCCTTCGCGCGCGATGCTCTGCGACGTGAACCCCGCGCTCGTCGACACGTACCTCGCGGTGCGCGACGAGGTCGGCGAGGTGATCGCGGCGCTCGAGCCGCTCGCGCAGAAGCACGAGGCCGCGAACGGCACGTACTACGAGGTCCGCGAGCGCTACAACGCGCGGCGTGGGCTCACGCGCGCGCAGCGCGCGGCGATGTTCGTCTACCTCAACAAGACGTGCTTCAACGGCCTGCACCGCGTGAACCGCAAGGGCGAGTTCAACGTGCCCGAGGGCCGCTACAAGAACCCGCGCATCCTCGATCACGACACGCTGCGCGCGGCGTCGGCGGCGCTGCAGGGCTGCGAGATCGTGAACCAGGGGTTCGAGCAGCTGCTCGGCACGGCGAAGCCCGGCGACTTCGTGTACCTCGACCCGCCGTACGAGCCGGTGTCGCGCACGAGCAACTTCACGAGCTACGCGGAGGAAGGCTTCGCGCAGCGCGATCAGGAGCGCCTGCGCGACGTGTACGCGGAGCTCGATCGCCGCGGCTGCAAGCTGATGCTGAGCAACAGCGACGTGCCGTTCATCCGTGGCCTCTACGCGAAGTGGCGCATCGACCTCGTGGCCGCGCCTCGCGCGGTGAGCTGTGATGCGCGCGGGCGCGGGCTCGTCAGCGAAGTCGTGGTGCGGAACTACTGA